The Neisseria sicca genome includes a window with the following:
- the ettA gene encoding energy-dependent translational throttle protein EttA, translating into MSQQYVYSMLRVSKVVPPQKTIIKDISLSFFPGAKIGLLGLNGAGKSTVLRIMAGVDKEFEGEAVPMGGIKIGYLPQEPELDPEKTVREEVESGLGEVAAAQKRLEEVYAEYANPDADFDALAEEQGRLEAIIAAGSSTGGGAEHELEIAADALRLPEWDAKIGNLSGGEKRRVALCKLLLSKPDMLLLDEPTNHLDAESVEWLEQFLVRFPGTVVAVTHDRYFLDNAAEWILELDRGHGIPWKGNYSSWLEQKEKRLENEAKSEAARVKAMKQELEWVRQNAKGRQAKSKARLARFEEMSNYEYQKRNETQEIFIPVAERLGNEVIEFVNVSKSFGDKVLIDDLSFKVPAGAIVGIIGPNGAGKSTLFKMIAGKEQPDSGEVKIGQTVKMSLIDQSREGLQNDKTVFDNIAEGRDILQVGQFEIPARQYLGRFNFKGSDQSKIAGNLSGGERGRLHLAKTLLSGGNVLLLDEPSNDLDVETLRALEDALLEFAGSVMVISHDRWFLDRIATHILACEGDSKWVFFDGNYQEYEADKKRRLGEEGAKPKRIKYKPVTR; encoded by the coding sequence ATGTCCCAACAATACGTCTATTCTATGCTGCGCGTGAGCAAGGTTGTGCCGCCGCAGAAAACCATCATTAAAGACATTTCCCTTTCCTTTTTCCCCGGCGCGAAAATCGGTTTGCTCGGTTTGAACGGCGCGGGTAAATCTACTGTACTGCGGATTATGGCGGGTGTGGATAAGGAATTTGAGGGCGAAGCCGTGCCGATGGGCGGCATCAAAATCGGCTATCTGCCGCAAGAGCCGGAGCTTGATCCTGAGAAAACCGTGCGCGAGGAAGTGGAAAGCGGTTTAGGCGAAGTGGCGGCGGCGCAGAAACGTTTGGAAGAAGTGTATGCCGAGTACGCCAATCCCGATGCGGATTTTGACGCGCTGGCAGAAGAACAGGGCCGCTTGGAAGCGATTATTGCGGCAGGTTCGTCCACGGGCGGCGGTGCGGAACATGAATTGGAAATCGCCGCCGATGCGCTGCGCCTGCCGGAATGGGATGCCAAAATCGGCAATTTGTCCGGCGGTGAAAAACGTCGCGTTGCCTTGTGCAAACTCTTGTTGAGCAAACCCGATATGCTGCTGCTGGACGAGCCGACCAACCACTTGGATGCGGAATCGGTGGAATGGCTGGAGCAATTCCTAGTGCGCTTTCCCGGTACAGTCGTCGCAGTAACGCATGACCGCTATTTCCTCGACAATGCCGCCGAATGGATTTTGGAACTCGACCGCGGACACGGTATTCCGTGGAAAGGCAATTACTCGTCTTGGCTGGAGCAGAAAGAAAAACGCTTGGAAAACGAGGCGAAATCCGAAGCCGCGCGCGTGAAGGCGATGAAGCAGGAATTGGAATGGGTGCGCCAAAATGCTAAAGGCCGCCAAGCCAAGTCCAAAGCGCGTTTGGCGCGTTTTGAGGAAATGAGCAACTACGAATACCAAAAACGCAATGAAACGCAGGAAATCTTCATTCCCGTCGCCGAGCGTTTGGGTAACGAAGTGATTGAATTTGTGAATGTTTCCAAATCGTTCGGCGACAAAGTGTTGATTGACGATTTGAGCTTCAAAGTGCCTGCGGGCGCAATTGTCGGCATCATCGGCCCGAACGGCGCGGGTAAATCGACGCTGTTCAAAATGATTGCGGGCAAAGAGCAGCCTGATTCCGGCGAAGTGAAAATCGGGCAAACCGTGAAAATGAGCCTGATTGACCAAAGCCGCGAAGGTTTGCAAAACGACAAAACCGTGTTCGACAACATTGCCGAAGGCCGCGACATTTTGCAGGTCGGACAGTTTGAAATTCCCGCCCGCCAATATTTGGGACGCTTCAATTTCAAAGGCAGCGACCAAAGCAAAATCGCCGGCAACCTTTCCGGCGGCGAACGCGGACGTTTGCACTTGGCAAAAACCTTGTTGAGCGGCGGCAATGTGTTGCTGCTGGACGAACCGTCCAACGACCTCGACGTAGAAACCCTGCGCGCGCTGGAAGACGCATTGCTGGAATTTGCCGGCAGCGTGATGGTGATTTCGCACGATCGCTGGTTCCTCGACCGCATCGCTACGCATATTCTGGCGTGCGAAGGCGATTCGAAATGGGTGTTCTTCGACGGCAACTATCAGGAATACGAAGCCGATAAGAAACGCCGACTTGGCGAAGAGGGCGCGAAACCGAAACGGATTAAATATAAACCGGTAACGCGTTGA